Proteins from a genomic interval of Rosa chinensis cultivar Old Blush chromosome 2, RchiOBHm-V2, whole genome shotgun sequence:
- the LOC112184673 gene encoding protein FAR1-RELATED SEQUENCE 5-like, which yields MVNEAGRAVWPEKETQREEEEQKVTKNTECISNELLSGSEVAFPDENEFSLQCNDEFSLLGESEIDLQGEEEDDLVSEDEVDVQPEETFQSRSNDSFLNSNEDKEKKEELYIGMEFSSDESAYRAYAKYGGKSGFNVRKQRRTRNKKGLVVRLVYCCSKEGFRKTKTKGETSYSVPVTRVGCKAHMSCYRQNNGKLKIVSFERNHNHELIKTPMKHMLKINRSFSKAQKEHADDAEMSGISAKATVELMSREVGGRENLGFMEKDYRNYIHRKRRLDEDDMITNIFWADERSISDYGLFGDVVCFDTTYQTNEYGRPFAPFVGVNHHKQTVVFGAALLYDETIESFKWLFETFLGAMSGKQPKTILTDQSAAIASAIAEVFPVTYHRLCIWHIYQNAAKRLSHVFHGSQQFAHDFGKCVYDYEDEDDWLLAWNNMLEKHNLKEDKWLKNLFDVREKWALPSYDLLCFFEHYERVLADRRYEELIADFKMMQTSPVLSANVEMLQHAEEVYTPEAFRLFQQQYTSIGDYVANKVSKSEMQYEYKVSYRGVAREHLVKFDASMQTITCSCMKFNFVGILCHHAMKVLDRKNVRRIPPTCILNRWSKEAKARSIASYHGPKTNENLKQSIGKRYSHLCRNYREIASFASEHEEQIEKKKKLLKEDAWVIQTSDVGALEGEVSNARGVKRKATVGRPRGRHGRFKGVLEGKSCKATSKASTSLASKAAAKKQLSFQDSIPTSDNCEQQEVNEYEVLMLDSATQESNLSAGTQVSVYGTGLTL from the exons ATGGTCAATGAGGCTGGTAGGGCAGTATGGCCAGAAAAAGAGACGCAGAGGGAGGAAGAGGAACAGAAA GTTACAAAGAATACAGAATGTATAAGTAATGAGTTATTAAGTGGTAGTGAAGTTGCTTTTCCAGATGAGAATGAATTCAGTTTGCAATGTAATGATGAGTTCAGTTTGCTGGGTGAGAGTGAAATCGATTTGcaaggtgaggaagaagatgatttagTAAGTGAAGATGAAGTTGATGTGCAACCTGAGGAGACTTTTCAATCAAGAAGTAATGATTCTTTTTTAAACTCAAATGAAgacaaagagaagaaagaagaactatATATCGGAATGGAGTTTAGTTCCGATGAGAGTGCATATAGAGCTTATGCTAAATATGGAGGAAAATCTGGTTTCAATGTGAGGAAACAACGCAGGACAAGAAACAAGAAGGGTTTGGTTGTTAGGTTAGTTTATTGTTGCTCAAAAGAAGGTTTCCGAAAGACCAAAACAAAGGGGGAAACATCTTATTCAGTACCAGTTACAAGGGTCGGTTGTAAAGCCCATATGAGTTGCTATCGTCAAAACAACGGAAAATTAAAGATTGTGTCGTTTGAGAGGAATCATAATCATGAGTTGATTAAAACACCTATGAAGCATATGTTAAAGATCAATAGAAGTTTCTCTAAAGCTCAAAAAGAGCATGCTGATGATGCTGAGATGTCAGGAATTTCAGCAAAAGCAACAGTTGAATTGATGAGTAGAGAAGTTGGAGGACGAGAGAATCTTGGTTTTATGGAAAAGGACTATCGGAATTACATACATCGAAAGCGAAGG CTTGATGAGGATGATATGATCACAAATATTTTTTGGGCAGATGAGCGTTCAATAAGTGATTATGGTCTTTTTGGGGATGTCGTTTGTTTTGACACAACTTATCAAACTAATGAATATGGTAGACCATTTGCTCCATTTGTTGGGGTCAATCATCATAAACAAACAGTGGTGTTTGGTGCAGCTCTATTATATGACGAAACCATTGAGTCCTTTAAGTGGCTTTTTGAGACTTTTCTTGGAGCGATGTCTGGAAAGCAACCAAAGACCATACTTACAGACCAATCTGCAGCAATTGCTAGTGCAATAGCAGAAGTATTTCCTGTCACTTATCATAGACTATGTATTTGGCATATTTACCAAAATGCTGCAAAGAGATTGAGTCATGTGTTTCACGGATCACAACAATTTGCTCATGATTTTGGAAAGTGTGTGTATGACtatgaggatgaagatgattggtTATTAGCATGGAATAATATGCTCGAGAAGCACAATTTGAAGGAGGATAAATGGTTAAAGAATTTGTTTGATGTGAGAGAAAAATGGGCATTG CCTAGTTATGACCTGTTGTGCTTCTTTGAACACTATGAGAGAGTTTTGGCTGATCGAAGATATGAAGAATTAATTGCTGACTTCAAGATGATGCAAACTTCTCCTGTGTTATCTGCTAACGTAGAGATGTTGCAACATGCAGAGGAGGTGTATACCCCAGAAGCTTTTAGACTCTTCCAGCAACAATACACAAGTATTGGTGATTATGTTGCTAATAAAGTTAGCAAGTCTGAGATGCAATATGAATACAAAGTATCTTATCGTGGTGTTGCTCGAGAGCATTTGGTAAAATTTGATGCTTCAATGCAAACAATAACTTGTAGTTGCATGAAGTTTAATTTTGTTGGGATTTTATGCCATCATGCAATGAAAGTGTTGGATAGGAAGAATGTGAGAAGAATCCCTCCTACTTGCATATTAAATCGATGGAGTAAAGAAGCTAAGGCAAGGAGCATCGCTAGTTATCATGGACCAAAGACTAATGAAAATTTGAAGCAGTCAATTGGAAAGCGATACAGCCATTTGTGTCGTAATTATCGTGAGATTGCATCCTTTGCCTCAGAACATGAGGAACAAATAG aaaagaagaagaaattgttgAAAGAAGATGCATGGGTGATTCAAACATCAGATGTTGGAGCTTTAGAAGGTGAAGTATCAAATGCACGTGGAGTTAAAAGAAAAGCTACTGTTGGACGACCACGCGGTCGTCATGGTAGATTTAAAGGTGTTCTTGAAGGGAAGAGTTGTAAAGCCACATCTAAAGCATCAACATCTCTAGCAAGTAAAGCCGCAGCAAAGAAACAACTATCCTTCCAg GACTCTATTCCTACTAGTGACAATTGCGAGCAACAAGAAGTCAATGAATATGAAGTTCTAATGCTTGATTCAGCAACTCAA GAGTCCAATCTTAGTGCTGGTACCCAAGTATCAGTTTATGGCACAGGTCTAACTTTGTAG
- the LOC112188849 gene encoding protein GAMETE EXPRESSED 1, whose protein sequence is MEAIAMCVGKREVDWLFEFWEVVRGHEMNTRNTNHYIITRLNIFNQLSVFALLPFSPSTVTSLWNSKHTSLSSSIYVYTPPFTHSGRKLPPSNLNTQVCLDWRNSTSYNTQMGRQCCYLLILLILALASAKSHSWSWFPSSEETQSTDENPSISGTSVGRFSMEGHNDDPKAIRLVEDAEKKLAGPNSCWQNAYRHLFSGCSEVHAVEEKRSRFAWHLSDCFQKDSARPPFPSCDPKSAMYKCLKTLNDDQHKVYLEFYLETNSICHQLQARAFKFETERIVNELKNSAQYAEGKLEVIEEKAEHLLQGSNQIFESLNSIDLRTQQVAQTAQNVEDHIDVVLKHSAAVYEQSRKIQDSQSELQEGQVEMKKNLKEGMAMLQDSYSHLGQEIDNLKNEAVEVEKEITKVGDQMSSRMENLQVKADDIRNMAGLSLDKQKQLLDGQTTALKELDFLTKFQSEALEESRKTLQRLTEYGHRQQEELLQKQLQLQKVHDHLMENSKSMLEAQESFESKQASMFAALDKLLALHNAMLLESRLIKAFFIYSISMFAIYMFTSTKRTYTVRPRLYIGLCLTLLVEVAILRLTGHDIEQQTWKINLLRSLFAATALVQLMHAIFTYRDYEVLNHQLLHTLIEKVNGIQRYQKFSWDEDSDLNWSSWLDSNLPEDEDCSEDPDYLVPEQVGDNLITASSIKEYDLRQRLH, encoded by the exons ATGGAGGCTATAGCTATGTGTGTAGGAAAGAGAGAAGTGGATTGGTTATTTGAATTTTGGGAAGTAGTGAGGGGACACGAAATGAACACCAGGAATACGAACCATTACATAATTACGCGCCTTAATATTTTTAACCAACTTAGCGTCTTTGCTCTCTTACCTTTTTCTCCGTCAACAGTTACGTCGCTCTGGAATTCCAAACACACCTCTCTGTCTTcttctatatatgtatatacaccACCATTCACACACAGTGGCCGGAAATTACCACCTTCAAATCTCAATACACAG GTTTGTTTAGATTGGCGAAATAGTACTTCATATAACACTCAGATGGGTCGTCAGTGTTGTTATCTTCTAATTCTGCTAATTCTAGCATTGGCTTCAGCAAAGTCTCACTCATGGAGTTGGTTCCCTTCTTCAGAAGAGACTCAATCTACTGATGAGAACCCTTCTATTAGTGGAACTTCAGTTGGCAGGTTTTCCATGGAAGGTCATAATGATGACCCCAAGGCAATCAGACTTGTTGAAGATGCAGAGAAGAAGTTGGCAGGTCCAAACTCTTGTTGGCAAAATGCTTATCGGCATCTCTTTTCGGGGTGCTCGGAGGTCCATGCCGTTGAAGAGAAGCGCTCAAGATTTGCTTGGCATCTGAGTGATTGCTTTCAGAAGGACTCTGCAAGGCCTCCTTTTCCTTCATGTGACCCGAAATCTGCAATGTATAAATGCTTGAAAACTTTGAACGATGATCAGCACAAGGTCTATTTGGAATTCTACCTCGAAACTAACTCAATATGCCATCAGTTGCA GGCTCGCGCATTTAAGTTTGAAACAGAGAGAATTGTGAATGAACTTAAAAATTCAGCTCAGTATGCAGAAGGCAAGTTGGAAGTAATTGAAGAGAAGGCAGAGCATCTACTGCAGGGGTCAAATCAAATATTTGAGTCTTTGAATTCGATTGATCTTCGAACACAGCAAGTTGCTCAGACTGCACAGAATGTGGAAGATCATATAGATGTGGTGTTGAAGCATTCCGCAGCAGTTTATGAGCAATCAAGGAAAATCCAAGATTCTCAATCTGAGCTGCAAGAAGGACAagtagaaatgaagaaaaatttgaAGGAAGGAATGGCAATGTTGCAGGATTCATACAGCCATTTGGGACAAGAAATCGATAACTTGAAAAATGAAGCTGTTGAAGTTGAAAAAGAGATAACCAAAGTCGGAGACCAAATGTCGTCTAGGATGGAGAATCTGCAGGTCAAAGCAGATGACATTAGGAATATGGCAGGGCTCTCTTTGGACAAGCAAAAGCAGCTTCTAGATGGACAAACAACAGCTCTCAAGGAGCTCGACTTTTTAACCAAATTTCAATCCGAGGCACTAGAAGAGAGCAG GAAAACCCTACAACGGTTAACTGAATATGGTCACAGACAACAAGAAGAGCTTCTTCAGAAGCAACTACAGCTTCAAAAAGTTCATGATCACCTGATGGAAAACTCAAAGTCAATGTTGGAGGCACAG GAATCTTTTGAATCAAAGCAAGCCAGTATGTTCGCCGCATTAGACAAGCTATTGGCTTTGCACAATGCTATGCTGCTTGAATCACGGTTGATCAAAGCTTTCTTTATTTACTCTATATCAATGTTTGCTATCTACATGTTCACAAGCACAAAGCGAACATACACAGTTAGACCTCGTCTATATATCG GGCTGTGTTTGACTCTCTTAGTAGAAGTAGCAATACTTCGGCTCACAGGGCATGATATTGAACAGCAAACATGGAAGATAAACCTTCTCAGGTCTCTTTTTGCAGCGACTGCTTTAGTTCAGCTAATGCATGCAATTTTCACATACAG GGACTATGAAGTATTGAACCATCAACTATTGCATACATTGATTGAGAAGGTTAATGGCATTCAGAGATACCAGAAGTTCTCTTGGGATGAAGATAGTGATTTGAACTGGTCCTCTTGGCTGGACAGCAACTTACCAGAAGATGAAGACTGTTCTGAAGACCCTGACTACTTAGTTCCCGAACAAGTTGGGGACAATTTAATCACAGCTTCAAGTATCAAAGAATATGATCTCCGTCAACGTCTTCATTGA
- the LOC121051297 gene encoding uncharacterized protein LOC121051297 has product MYALYCYNFPFSLRKLVLHPKGNKCQGVTDHASLYLAIVGADSLPTGWEVYVNFRLFLLDQTSRATYLVPQGSICVIDICSLFDGCIVGGTSVFGAEVFEIEVLYKWKSRKGDGVGTHLSLYLVLADPTHLPPVSKVNAEFELSFWNRSFYKHRNWFSACNHEADSAKFSSLKNISQPGCLRDDTGVFEARVTVRAVVNAL; this is encoded by the exons ATGTATGCATTATACTGTTataattttcctttttctctcaGGAAACTTGTGCTCCACCCAAAAGGAAATAAATGCCAGGGTGTGACAGATCACGCATCTCTCTACTTGGCAATTGTTGGAGCGGATTCACTTCCGACTGGTTGGGAAGTATATGTTAATTTCAGATTGTTTTTGCTTGATCAGACTAGCAGAGCCACATACTTGGTTCCACAAG GATCTATCTGTGTGATTGATATTTGCTCTCTTTTCGATGGATGTATTGTTGGCGGGACCAGTGTGTTTGGAGCTGAGGTGTTT GAAATTGAGGTTCTATACAAATGGAAAAGCCGAAAGGGTGATGGAGTGGGCACacatctttctctttatttGGTTTTAGCTGATCCCACACATCTTCCTCCCGTTTCAAAGGTAAATGCTGAATTCGAGTTGAGCTTTTGGAATCGAAGTTTCTATAAACATCGTAACTGGTTCAGTGCCTGCAACCATGAAGCAGATTCGGCAAAGTTCAGTTCACTTAAAAATATCAGTCAGCCTGGATGTTTGCGTGATGATACTGGAGTTTTTGAAGCCAGAGTTACCGTCCGTGCAGTTGTTAATGCTCTTTAA